The genomic interval CCTAGCTGCCCCAGCTCTGTCCTGGGTCACGGACTTTGAGAGACTGTGATAGAGCACAAGTTCTTCTGGGAGACCTACTTTGAAGACATGTTTTTCTTTGCCAAATGTTTGCAGTGATTATGTCCAAGAGGTGggatttttgcttttctctttgttgtttatctctaTCTTGTAGTTTTCCAGTAATGAATGAGCATACCCTATGAAAAAACTGGTTTTAGTGTGTGGTGGGTCCATGGCCTCTTCCCAGTCCTTGAAAGGCACTGAATGTTCTTTTAGCTGggaacaaaatcaaaacaagtaGTGAAAGCCTGAGTTTATCAGGTGAGGGCTGCAGCCGCCAAGAGAATAGCCACATTCCCTGAAGCCCATGAAGAGGGGAGCCCaggatgctgtctcctgggggcTCAGGAGGCCCCCACTGCCTTGGTTGAGAAGCTTCTGCCTCTTCtgagaaacaaagaaaggaatgTGCTCCCCTCAGCCCGTCCCTCCACCTTACCAGCTCCGTCCtaagatggggagggggtggcttGATGCCCAGCTGGGAGGATTGTAGCAATTTCATCAGTTAGTCTCCCTCCTCCTATGCAGCTGAGCAAATAGATTCTCGAAGGGATCTGATGCCAGAGTTGAGAGCTGGCAGCCTGAAGTCTGTGTTTTGCTTAGGCTGCAGAGCATATTTGAAAATTTGAGGCAACATTTAACATTTGGGAGAATTCGAATAAAACTGCAGAAACCCCGGCAACATCAGACCCGCCTTCACATATGGCAACAATTGCCTAGAAATGACTAGACGCCCCCATCAGCTGGGCTGTGCTCTCTGGGGCTTGCCACAGGCCTGGTGCACTTCATTCATGGGATGACCTAGTGCCTGAGTTTGAGATCCCTTTTCTCTGGGCCCAGGCCACAGAGAAGGTTAAAGGTCAAGTGTGCTGCCACCCGGGATTTCTGGTTCCCACGGAAAAGCACTTCCCTCTTCCTCACATGAGTAGCCCCTCGGGTGTTTTGCTTCCCGTGCTGCTTCTCTGAGTTGCCCCCCAGTAAGCCGGCTTTGCTCTGTAGAGCCGACCTCCTCTCTGAAGGCACATCGACCACCCTTGGGGCCTCCTAAACCTCTGTGCCTTGAGGCACTGAGCCCTGCACCCCCCACAGGCAAGTGCTCTCTTCGGACTGAAAGGCTAGAAGAAACGGCTGATGCAAAACACCATTTGTATTGCATCCCATGGCATGGCAGAGGAAGTGGACCTGCATTTCGAGCATCCCCACGTCCGCAGTTGAGAGCTCTCTTCTTCAGGCTCAGATGTGCATTTGTGAGGCCACTGAAATCACAGAATGGAAATTGTGTCCCAGTTTCTCATCCGCAGCTGTCTTCATGGTAACAGGGCACGGCCATGTGCTACGGGTACTTAGTGACCTTAGAAATAAACTCATCCACATTCAtcgcatttatttatttacttacttacttacccaTCCTAAGTGACTGGGAACAAAGATGCCATCTGGCTAGCCAGGCCCCAAAAGATGGAAGCAGACAGCTGATTCTGTATTTctgtccttcatatatttcacagtgcACAATTACTGGAAACTTATTCTTCCAGCTATCATTCCAGAACTGAAATCCAGACTTTGGCCTTTTCCAAGAGATCAGAGGCTCTGCCATCACTTACCCCTTTCCAATGCAGTAACAAACAATTGGATACCATAATATAGCCTTTTTCCAGCAGTGGCTCTCCAATTTGCCATGGACAGCCCAGCCCCGGCTCCCTCCTGCCCCAGCTTGTCTCACTCCAGCCAGTTAAGTCCGCAAACTTTGATCTGGTATTTTGCCCCTAATTTAAAGCCACCGAATCTGAATTTCAGAGAGACGAAGCTCCAAGATTAGAAGTGTGGTCTGGTTCCACCACACTCTGGACCCCAACCAGAGTCAGAGCAGTCCTGTGGCTGATAAGAATAAAACTGAATCCCTGATGCAAGGCTTCCTCCTGTGACTGTAAACAGTTGGGCTCCATGTCCCAAGTCTTATAGCTGGCCCTCTGACCACCCCACCTCGTGGCCACACTCTGGGGAACAGTCATTGCCCATGTCCTTTTAGCTTTTATGTTGTAAAGCCTGTTCAAAGGACTTTCTCAGTAATTGCTTATTTATTCCAGGCAGCTGCATCCAAGGACTGAATACACATGATTTTATTAGAAGACCTGGGAGCACATCCTAAACCCTGTTCTATATTCCCTCTATGACCTTTATTGAGCGAGTTATttctccctctgagcctcagtttaccccTCCTTGAAACGGACAATCATACCCATCACAAAAAATGGCTTAACCACTGCAATATAAGAGTGTCCTAGAGCATTACAGAGGGGGTACTTTCTTTCTCTGCACAAGTTTGTGCTTTGATTTTGATAGCAATACAACGAAGAACTAAACCCAGCCCAAAAGATTTTACCTTCTTTTTTACTTCCAAGCAAATGCAGTGACCTGCTATGTCTGGATATTATCCACTCTGGTCCTATGCTCTGCCTGAAGGTGGCATTCCAGATGACCAGGGCCTATAGTTCATGCAAGTCCTTGGTCCGTGGCTTGCAGCCAAACTTTTGCCAACATGTTTAACCAACCCTCTTGTGACTGTGGGACATAAGAGGAGTCCAGAGGAGGAAACATTGTGCCCCCAgctgttttttaaattctatagtaTATAACAGTTAAGAATGTGAGTGTCAGAGCCCAATTTCCTGGATTTGAAGCTGAGTTACTGCACTTTTTAAAGCCTAGTTTctatatttgtataaaataagAACAGCCATCATGCTGACCTTATAAGGGGGTTTTGAGCATTAAGTGAGTTGACACATATTAAGTGCTTGGAATGCTCCTTGGCATGTATTAGGTTGAACCATAAGAAATTACTAACATTGGATGGTGTTTGACATAAGAAACTAGTAGTCTCACATGGACCAACCTGGTTTTAAGTACTTACCAGGGGTTAGCTCTTTTGCTTGCTTTCTGCAGGGTAGAGATAGAACCTTAGTCATAGATGGACAGTCACAATTTTCTTTGACTTTACTTGTGTCTCTCAGGGACAGGCTTTTTCCTTACCAGCATAGAAACTGGAAAGCAAGTAGCTGtgctttcctctccaggggagtGCAGACAAGGGATTTGAACATGATCTGTGGACCCCTTCTGGGTACAGGCATGCATTCCCCCTTGGCATGGTCTGGCGCTTCCTTCGCTCAAAAGAAGGGAATGTTGCCACATACTACTGCAGGAGTCCTCGTCCCGATACCAGCAGTTACGAGGCTGTCTGAGGGGCTCTTGCCTGCATGAAAGGCATCTGTCAGGTAGCAGTACTGGTGTGCAAGGCGCATATGCAAGGTGCATATGCAATACTGGTGTGCAAGGCGCATATGCAAGGTGCACATGCAATACTGGTGTGCAAGGTGCAAGCCCTCAGCAGCCTGGGGCTCTCTCTCCGGGCAGGAGCTGGAGTGGTTGCTGGAGATCAACCGGCTCACGCACCGGCTGCTGTGTAAACACATGACCCTGGACAGCTTCGACGCCATGTTTCGGGAGGCCAACCACAACGTGTCCGCCCCCTACGGCCGAATCACCCTGCATGTCTTCTGGGAGCTCAACTTCGACTTCCTCCCCAACTACTGCTATAACGGCTCCACCAACCGGTAAGGGAGTCTCCGTGCAAAgcggcctggggtgggggtgtgcgtgcctgctaagtcacttcagtctttgagaccctgtggactgtagccctgcgggctcctctgtccatgggtttctccaggcaaggatgctggaatgggttgccatgccctcctccaggggatcttcccgacccagggatcgtaccctcatctcttacatctccttcattggcaggtggcttctttaccactagcgccacctgggggcaggggcagaagcAGCCAACCCTCTTCCTTCAGAGGAGGCTCTCTCAGTATCATCAGGGCCGGGCTCATGGCTAGCTTTGAATAAGTATGTGCCAGATGCAGGAGAGGGCCTGGGAAGAGTCCACACACTTAGCAAGATGGACTTCCAGTCCTCTAAAGATTTGGGAATTTCAATCCTCTTGAGCAGCGATCTGCCAACTCCAGCCCACAAGCCACCTCTAGTTGTCAACTGTTTTTGTTCAACCCATGAGCTAAAAGTGGTATTATTTTTAGATggctgggggggaaaaaaatccaaagaagaaTTATAATTTGGTGACAGGTGGAAATTATTTGACATTCAGAAAGTTTATTGGAATTCTGCCATCCATGCTCATTCATTTGCAGTTGTTTATGGCGGCTCTCATGCTacagcagagctgagtagttgcaacagagaccatcTGGCTTGCAAAGCTGAACATATTTGCTGTCTGGGGCTTTATAGAAAGAGTTTGCAGCACCCTACTCTTGAGGAAACCAAACTGGGTGAAGCGTCCTGGAAAAGGCTGTGCTCAGGCTCAATTCATTCTCAGCTTTCTTGACCACTGTTCTCAGCAGCCGTAAGCCCAGAGTTGAGCCTGTGAACCTGGACTGCTGTGTTCCCCTttgttctttgcgaccccatggaatatagcccaccaggctcctctgcccttggggatgctctaggcatgaatactggagtgggtggccataccctcctccaggggtcttcccaacccaggggttgaacccaggtctgccgcattgcaggcagattctttaccatctgagccaccagggacatccttATGAAAAGGAGACAGGGGTTAAATGGGAGTTTGTCACAAGAACTGTATAGGCAACCGCCTAAGAAACAGTGTGGTTGCCCCTGGTCAGGAAGGGCTCCCGCTCTGTAACCCGTGAAGAATGTTAGGACCCAGTTAACTCCTGGCCCATCTCTTTTCTCCTACTAGTTTTGTCCGGACTGCCATTCCTTTCACCCAAGAACCGCAGAGAGATAAACCCGCCAACGTCCAGCCTTATTACCTCTATGGGTCCAAGGTGAGTGGTCTTGCCTGTGTCCTACTTCTGAGAGGAACTAGTgagcaaaagaaaatagaaaagtgtTCCCCGAATCAGAAAGGCAAGAAGCACGGAGATAAAGAGGCAGCAGTGAGGTCCAGGCAGAAACAACTGCAAATATATTCATCTTTATTTGTTCACAACTAGCAAGACTGGGGTGAGTGCAGACCTGGCGGGGCTGGGTTCTGGGTGGGAATGGGGAAACAGGTGAGAGGGTCTCCTTGTCTTGGCATCCCATCTCCTCCTGTTCTCGGTTGATTCATTGTCGTATCATCCTGCGATTCTGGGATTTTGTGCTCCGTAACTAGGAGTGATTTGCAGCCAGGAAGCAGTTGGGAAGGTGGAACTTTGAAGGAAATCCCAGATGGCCAGAACTACCTCTGCGAGGTCTCATCCTGTCTCTTTGCTGCCTGGTTCACAATGCTGATCCCGACACTAATGAAGCCTCCCAGGCGGTGTCTGTTCTGGACCTTCAGTCCTTTGCCAATCGTTAAATAGACATTCCTTAAGCCCCAGAACATGCTGGGCAGGGCCTCCATGCTGGAGATTTAGCAGAGATCGAAGCAGATGCATCTCCACCCTCCTCCACTTCTGTTTCCTCCCTGGGAGGTGGGCACAGGGGATCACCCTGCACAGATTCACCAACACCTTGATGTGTGTAGGAGATTGTCTCTTATCCTGCGGGTTCGTGTGTGAGAATGCCATGGAAAGAGTGCAGAAACATCTAAAAAGCCTCGGTTCTTCTTTGTGATAGATGAAAAATGGCCACCTCTGACCCCATTTTTCACAACGTAAGCACAGATGGACTTAGCAGTGACTGGATAAGTGTAACATGGTTAGACAAGGTGCTCCTCTAGGTATGGGAGCCCTGGTTTGGGAAGTGTAAGGAACCAAGATGAGTGCCCATCACTCGGGCCTGAAGGTGGGAAGGTGGGGCTTAGAAAGTCTCAGGCTGATGCTGAGAGAGAGCAGGTGTCTCCTCCAGAGCAGCCAGTCTGGTCAAGGCTGCTCTCTCAGGGCACCCTTCCAGACAGCCTTGTGGACAGTTCACAGGCATGGCATGAATTAACAGTGTCTCACAAAGGGACTCCCTTTTCTATTCTCTTTTAAACCTTGCTGATGGTATCAAGGAGCAAGTCTTGAGTTGGTGTCAAAATGTCTTTAACAGCTCTCCAGCAATTGCTAATTTCCCTTTTTATCAAAGAGAGCAGGCCCTAAGCTCAGAGTCCTTAGATGGTAATAGTATCCAAGTcaaaattttaatatgattttgttttcattccaCTTATTATGTCTCTTTCCTTCTATTTATTATAGCAGAAGGGTGCTGGTTTTTCATTTGGGGAGTAACATGggctttcttttaaaagaagttttttaaatgactcaatataaagaaaatgcatttaataataGTACTGATAGtctgtggtttaaaaaaagtGAAGACAGGGTACAAGTGGTGTGCAATTGGCTGAAAGTAGCAAAATACTCTAGAGCAAAGTTTCTCACATCTTTCCAAAATAATCCCCCAACCCCTGTAACAGCAAAGGAGCCTGGACATTTGCCTCAGCTGACTGAAAGTGTAACTAAAGAGCCTATCTTCAATTAACTCAACAATGTCCTTGAAGTGTGTTTTATTTCAGTCATGTCAGTTTCAATTTCTAACCTAtggttgttttaattttaaaatagtgcttttattttctaactgAGCCCTGCTGCTCTAGATGGACCCTCCTAAGAGATGCCATCTTCCTCCCCTTGCCCACCAGGGGGGTATGTGTTTTCCAGCTTGAAAGGCTTTGTCAAAGGGCACTCATCCAACCAAGTAGCTCACAAGACCTCAGTCATTTGAGGGAAGATGAGTGGGTAGTCTACAGATGCATTTTTACAGGAGACCTATTGCATGGAGGCCTTTAAGCTACATGATGTGGGGTGCCTCGTCCCCACCTCTCACTACCCAAAACGAGGCAATGCAGCCTGaccacctccctccctctgcaAGGCACCCACATCGGGGGCATGCCTGCCGGCTTCCACTGCTGCCGCTTCAGCGTCTGGTCCCGCATCTTCCCCAGAGTTTTTGCGTGGCAGCTCCACCAGGGGGAGCCCCTGCAGCCCTTCTTCCCACTGACCTAGCCCCGGGGCCTCCTCTGGCCATCTCACCAGCCCATTGGCTTCCTCCATGTGGCCAGCTCTGTAAGACCATCGAGGTTCGTGGCACCGGATGCACCAGAACTGGAGGCAGATGAAGGCTAAGACCGCCGTGAAGCAGGCCAGCAGAATGGCCATCAGCACCCAGAGGGAGATCTGGGGGTCCACCAGGGAGCTTCCAGCGGCCAGTGGAGTCTTATCCAGGGTGTGGAACATGGTGCAGTAGTGCCTGTAGGGGAAGAGAATCTTCTTGCAGCTGATGCACAGGAAGTAGAGGGTGGACGGGGTGAGGTGTTCCAGCACCGCGGAGCTGATTGTTCGAGGCACCTTCTTCTCGTGGTGGAAGCTGGAGCGAAGATAGCCAGAGAAGATGCTGTTTGCGTTGGGCCTGTACGTGATGTGGTAATAGTCCTCCAGGCAGGGCTCCGAGGGCGACCAGGAGATGACGGCGCCCGTGCCAGAGACGTTCCCAACCTCGATGTTCATCTCGATTCTGAAACCAGAGTCAAAGTGAAGAGTGACGTGTCCTCATTTAAGTGTTGATTTATGGTAATCACAGCCACCGTGCATTGAGTATTCAACATGGAGACTAATATTGCCCCTGTTTTACAGACTGAGAGATGGAGGCCAAGAGGTGACAATACTCAGCTGGGCATAGCCGAGGAATGACAGAACCACAG from Dama dama isolate Ldn47 chromosome 9, ASM3311817v1, whole genome shotgun sequence carries:
- the FNDC9 gene encoding fibronectin type III domain-containing protein 9, whose protein sequence is MNIEVGNVSGTGAVISWSPSEPCLEDYYHITYRPNANSIFSGYLRSSFHHEKKVPRTISSAVLEHLTPSTLYFLCISCKKILFPYRHYCTMFHTLDKTPLAAGSSLVDPQISLWVLMAILLACFTAVLAFICLQFWCIRCHEPRWSYRAGHMEEANGLVRWPEEAPGLGQWEEGLQGLPLVELPRKNSGEDAGPDAEAAAVEAGRHAPDVGALQREGGGQAALPRFG